One window of the Delphinus delphis chromosome 20, mDelDel1.2, whole genome shotgun sequence genome contains the following:
- the LOC132416269 gene encoding tubulin beta-3 chain isoform X1 — protein MDSVRSGAFGHLFRPDNFIFGQSGAGNNWAKGHYTEGAELVDSVLDVVRKECENCDCLQGFQLTHSLGGGTGSGMGTLLISKVREEYPDRIMNTFSVVPSPKVSDTVVEPYNATLSIHQLVENTDETYCIDNEALYDICFRTLKLATPTYGDLNHLVSATMSGVTTSLRFPGQLNADLRKLAVNMVPFPRLHFFMPGFAPLTARGSQQYRALTVPELTQQMFDAKNMMAACDPRHGRYLTVATVFRGRMSMKEVDEQMLAIQSKNSSYFVEWIPNNVKVAVCDIPPRGLKMSSTFIGNSTAIQELFKRISEQFTAMFRRKAFLHWYTGEGMDEMEFTEAESNMNDLVSEYQQYQDATAEEEGEMYEDDDEESEAQGPK, from the exons ATGGACAGCGTCCGGTCTGGGGCCTTTGGGCACCTCTTCAGGCCTGACAACTTCATCTTCG GTCAGAGTGGGGCCGGCAACAACTGGGCCAAGGGCCACTACACGGAGGGTGCCGAGCTGGTGGACTCGGTCCTGGACGTGGTGCGGAAGGAGTGTGAGAATTGCGACTGCCTGCAGGGCTTCCAGCTGACCCACTCGCTGGGGGGCGGCACGGGCTCGGGCATGGGCACCCTGCTCATCAGCAAGGTCCGCGAGGAGTACCCCGACCGCATCATGAACACCTTCAGCGTGGTGCCCTCGCCCAAGGTGTCGGACACGGTGGTCGAGCCCTACAACGCCACGCTGTCCATCCACCAGCTGGTGGAGAACACGGACGAGACCTACTGCATCGACAACGAGGCGCTGTACGACATCTGCTTCCGCACTCTCAAGCTGGCCACGCCCACCTACGGGGACCTCAACCACCTGGTGTCGGCCACCATGAGCGGGGTCACCACCTCCCTGCGCTTCCCGGGCCAGCTCAACGCCGACCTGCGCAAGCTGGCCGTGAACATGGTGCCCTTCCCGCGCCTGCACTTCTTCATGCCCGGCTTCGCCCCGCTCACCGCCCGCGGCAGCCAGCAGTACCGCGCGCTGACGGTGCCCGAGCTCACCCAGCAGATGTTTGACGCCAAGAACATGATGGCGGCCTGCGACCCCCGCCACGGGCGCTACCTGACCGTGGCCACTGTCTTCCGGGGCCGCATGTCCATGAAGGAGGTGGACGAGCAGATGCTGGCCATCCAGAGCAAGAACAGCAGCTACTTTGTCGAGTGGATCCCCAACAACGTGAAGGTGGCCGTGTGCGACATCCCGCCCCGCGGGCTCAAGATGTCCTCCACCTTCATCGGCAACAGCACGGCCATCCAGGAGCTGTTCAAGCGCATCTCGGAGCAGTTCACGGCCATGTTCCGCCGCAAGGCCTTCCTGCACTGGTACACGGGCGAGGGCATGGACGAGATGGAGTTCACCGAGGCCGAAAGCAACATGAACGACCTGGTGTCCGAGTACCAGCAGTACCAGGACGCCACGgccgaggaggagggggagatgtatgaagatgatgatgaggaATCCGAGGCGCAGGGCCCCAAGTGA